One segment of Tachyglossus aculeatus isolate mTacAcu1 chromosome 16, mTacAcu1.pri, whole genome shotgun sequence DNA contains the following:
- the FAM163A gene encoding protein FAM163A, with protein MTAGTVVITGGILATVILLCIIAVLCYCRLQYYCCKKDASDEEEEEEKPDLPAHSRVSTCNACSSQVLDGQGMASLSELSNQQQQGAQSYCSTYSSPFYIRTADMVHNGGERITYTPTCYKEVGPPLQMAAFQSYPVTRPSLGREAFTNPRAISTEV; from the exons ATGACAGCGGGAACTGTTGTAATCACCGGCGGAATCCTTGCGACCGTGATCCTGCTCTGCATCATTGCTGTCCTCTGCTACTGTAGGCTCCAG TATTACTGCTGCAAGAAAGATGCAtctgatgaggaggaagaggaggagaagcccgACCTTCCCGCTCACTCCCGAGTGTCCACCTGCAATGCTTGCAGTTCTCAAGTCCTGGATGGCCAAGGCATGGCATCTCTCTCCGAGCTCTCCAACCAGCAGCAGCAGGGTGCTCAGAGCTACTGTTCCACCTACAGCTCCCCCTTCTACATACGGACTGCTGACATGGTGCACAACGGCGGGGAGAGGATCACCTACACCCCCACCTGCTACAAGGAGGTGGGGCCACCTCTCCAAATGGCGGCCTTCCAGAGTTATCCGGTGACCCGGCCCAGCCTTGGACGAGAGGCTTTTACCAACCCAAGGGCTATTAGTACAGAAGTGTGA